CTAATCCAATCCCAAATAATGCATTTCCTTTTTTAGACATAACTGTTTTAACGTCCGCGAAGTCTAAGTTAATTAGCGCTGGTACTGCAATTAAATCTGTAATTGTTTGAACACCTTGTTTTAAAATTGCGTCAGCTTCAGCGAATGCCTCTTGAATAGGTTTAGCTCCAATAAATTCTAATAAACGGTCATTTGAAATAACAATTGTTGAATCAACATATTTTTTTAATTCAATAATTCCTTCTTCAGCAAAAGTATTTCTGTATTTACCTTCAAATCTGAATGGTTTAGTTACAATAGCAACAACTAATGCTCCTGTTTCCTGAGCGATTCTTGCGATAACTGGAGCAGCACCTGTTCCAGTTCCTCCACCCATTCCAGCTGTTACGAAAATTAAGTCAGCACCTTCAAGTGCAGCTTTTAATTCATTTTCTGATTCTAATGCAGCTGTTTTACCTACTTCAGGATTTGCTCCAGCTCCTAATCCCTTAGTTGATTTTTCGCCCAAAATGATTTTATTTGGAACATTTGATCCTGCTAAAACTTGTGCATCAGTATTTGCTATATAGAAATCAACACCATGTGCTCCTTGTTCGAACATTCTTGATACGGCGTTATTTCCACCACCACCAACTCCAATAACTTTTATTTTGGCTTTTTGGCTAAATTCTTGTGTATTATTGTTCATAATTTTTTCTCCTTTTTATGCTTCTACTTTATCTATTAGTATACCATCATTTTTTAAATATAATTGACTACTTGCTTTATTTTGACCACTGAAATCATCATAAAATGAAAACTGCATGTTAAGACCTGCATTGGTAATTTTTTGCTTTTTAGTTTTAATTTGAGTTGTGATAAATTTATTTACAATTTTACTAATGAAACCATAACTCTCAAAGTGTTCATTATTTTTTAAAGCTCCTATAATTCTTACTTGATTAATGTAATCAGAAGAAACTTTATTGTTTGATATTAAAGATATTCCATTTGGAATTTCTTGAATTAAACCAAAATTAAATATTGGTGTTACAACAAAATCAATTTTTTCTTTTGAAACAAATGACTCTTTAATTTCTTTATAAGCTTCTTTAACGTATTTTTTTACAATTAATTGAATTTGTTCACCTGATAATGTTTTAGTAATGACTGAATTTTTAAATTTTAAAAGTATTGTTCTTAAAATGTTTGATGAATCAAAGTTAATGTTGTTGTATAAATAATGTTTACTCATCTCATCACTTAATCCAAATTCATCTGATAATTTTGCAATAACTTTATTCATTCCAAAATTTGTTGAAGTATATTCAATAAAAGACCCATTTTTAAATAAACCAGCTTCAATATGTTCTTCTTTTCAGTTAACCACAACAATATCATTTTCGTCTTTTCCAGGTCTTTGAATTGAGTTGTATAAAGCTTCAAGATTGGTCATAAAAGAATTTTCACCATCTTCAACTTTTTCAATTACATTTTTATGTGTATCATAAACTTTTTTGAAAATTGATCTTACTGAAACAGTTAATTCAATATTATTACCTTCAACTTTTAAGTTTTTATTAGCATATTTAACACCATCAATTTTAATTTTTGCAAATTGAACATCTAAATGAAATGCATTATTTGCTTGTTGCTCTTTTTTAACAGTTTTTTTGAATAAATCATTAATATATTCTTCATTAATTAAAATTGTACTTGAACTATTAATATGATAAGTTCTTGTTGCAAATGCATAAGTTGAACTAGGTAGAATCATAAAAATTTTATTATCTTTGAAATCGGCTTGATCTTTAATAATAGATTTGATAACTGCTGAAATTTCTTTTTTAAGTTCACTTGAAACTGAACTTTTAACGATTCCATTATCAGTTAAAAAGGCAGAGTTATTTTTAGCTTCAATTTCGTGTTCAAAAATAGAAATAATGTTTTTTTCTAATACTCTATAAGCATTAATTTTAACTACATTTTTTCTAATTTCTACTGTTGTGAATGTTTTATTATTTCCTATCATAACTTTTACCTCTTTTTATTTCTTATTTTTTCTCTATAACTCATAGTTTTGCACTATGGCTTCTGTTATTATTTTCAATTTCTGTGTTTGTAGGTTTTAATGGTTTCTTGAAAAGTAATTTAAAGTCTTTTGACGATTCAACTTCATAAGGTAAATTGCTTAAATAAAATTGTTGCTCATCAAGTGTATACTTCTTAAATATATTTTTAACTACTTTTTCTTCTAACGAATGGAAAGTAATAACTACTATTCTTCCTTTTGAATTTAATAAGTTTAAACTTTGCTCTAATGAACTTTCTAAAGTTTCCATTTCATTGTTAACTCTTATTCTTAAAGCTTGAAAAGTTTTTTTAGCTGGGTGTTTTTGTTGTTTCAAAATTTTTGCAGGCAAGGATTTTTTAATTACTGCTACTAATTCAAAAGTTGTATTAATTGGTCTTGAAGCAATTATGTTTTTAACAATTGATCTAGCAAACTTTTCATCTCCATAGTTTCACAATATTTGTTCAAGTTCATCTTGACTATAATTATTTACTATTTCATGAGCTGTTAAATTATTGTTGGTTCTATCCATTCTCATGTCAAGTGGACCATCAAATCTATAACTGAATCCTCTTTCTGCCACATCAAATTGTGGTGAAGAAACTCCTAAGTCGTAAAGGATTCCATCAACTTTGAATACTCCTTGCATTGCTAACATTGCTGAAATATTAACAAAGTTTCCTTCTAAGATTTTGAAATTATCACTAATTTGTTTAAGTTTTTCAGTTCCTTCGTTAATAGCTGTTTCATCTTGGTCAATTGAAAATAATTTACCCTTACTTAATCTTTTTAATATTTCACTTGAATGCCCTGCTCTACCAAGAGTGCAGTCAACATAAGTTCCATTTTCATTTATGTTTAAGTAATCAATTGATTCTTTTAATAATACTGGTATATGTTTTTCCATTATTTATTTAAACCTTGATAAATTGTTTCAGCAATTTCTTCCATTTTGTCACTATTTTCATTTTGATAATTGTCATATGAGTTTTGATCTCATATTTCAACTCTGTCACCCATCCCAAGAATGTAAACACTTTTTTCAATGTTGGCTAATTTTAATAAGTTGTTTGGGATTTTAATTCTCCCCATCTTATCAATCTCGACTTCATGAGTATTACCAATAATTTCACGGGTTAACATTCTTGTTTCTTTATTAAAAGAAGAAAGATTTAAGATTTGAGAGCTTCATTTTTCAAATTCTTCTTCAGTTCTCATTTCAAGGCTTCCTTCGAAACCTTTAGAAACATAAACTGTTGAGTTTAAAATCTTGTTTCTCATTTTTGAAGGAATGGTAAGTCTTTGCTTATCATCCAGATTATGATCATATGTTCCAAAGAATAACATACCACTTTCCCCCATTTCTTCCCACTTTATAAATATATATTACTATATTTATTCTATTTTGTTAATAAAAAATGCAAAAGTTATTTAAAATGTTAAATAAATACAAAAAAAGATGAGGATCACCTCATCTTTTTATTATTAACAGAAATTAATCTTGAACAGATTTAACTTCTTTTCCTTTATAGAATCCACATTCTCTACAAACTCTGTGTGGTTTAATCATTGACCCACAGTTTTCGCATGAAACTAAATTAGAAGCTACTAAAGCTAAATGACTTCTTCTTTTATTTTTAGCAGATTTACTTGTCTTTCTAAATGGTACAGCCATCTCAAAACCCCCTTAACATTTTTATTTTTTTTTGAACTCATTTAATTTATCTCATCTCTGATCAACTTTGTTTTGTTCACTTTGATAAAACTCATCTTCAGACATAATTGTCCAACCAAATCCAGTCTTTTTTATTATATCACTATTATTTGATAAATTGAAAGGTAAATTTATATTTATTTGTTCGATTACATAGTTTTTTATATCAAATTCTTCACCAACTATAATGTTAGCATGATCATTTATAGAATTTGAAAATGAATATTCATCATTTCAATCAATTGAATCTGTATATTCAAATTCCTCACCAGTTCTAGAATCGATCGCATCAAGTGTAAAATTAATCACACCATTAACGTTTACCGTTTCAATTGAGTCAACTCAATCAACATCAATATCATAATCTAAATACTTAACTTTTTTAACTAGCACATTATTAAGCTTAATAGCTTCTAAATCACTAATTATTTCAGTTAATTCCGTATGCGCATTTTTTTCAAAATATTGTCTATTCATCATATTATCTAACTTTAACATTAAGTTTTTTTAAATTACTTAATATTCTTTCAAAATCATCATTAATTTCTTTTTCAGTTAATTGGTGATCTAAACTATTAAATGTTAATTTAACAGTTAAAGATGAAATATTTTGTTTATTCATTTCATCATCAGAATATTTGTCTATTACTTTGTAATTAGTTAAGTAATTTAAATCTTTTAACATTGCCTTAACAATTGAATCAAATGAAACTTCATTTTTCAATTCAAAAGAAATATCTCTTGTTGATTGTTGGAATTTTGAAACCTCATTAGTTACATGTACTTTATCTGCTATTTCTAATAATAAGTTTAAGTTTACTTCGCAAATGAATGTTGGGTGAATTTTATTAGCAGATTCAAATGCTGGGTTTAATTTATAAATAAATCCAACTTTTTTATTTTTATGTTTGATAACAGCATTAATGTATGGGTGAATTTCATCAATTACTTTTTCATTCACTTCAAATGTTATATTAGAAGTGTTAATTCTGTATAAATCTAAGATACTCATTAATACTGAGCTTATATAAGCATAATTTGATTTAATATGTACTTGATTTAAAGAATCAGAGATTGCTTCACCTGATACACCAAAACATAAGTTAGATTGTCTAAATCCATTCAATGCAAATATATCCGCCATTTCAAAAAATTTAACTGATTTATTACCATTATTAGCATTAAAAATAATTGTTTCAATCATTGATTTTGATAAATTGTTTCTAAATGTTTCACGTTGACTTGATAAAGGACTCATTAAAACAACTGGATCTTTAACTTTGAATAGGTTTCAAGTTTTATTTGATTCAATATCAGTTAATGAATAAGTTTTAATGTTATTAAATCCTGCACCAACTAAATAATCGCTTAATTTATCTTTAAGTTTTTTATCTAAGTTTTTAGTTTTCTTGAAACTTACATATTCTAATGGTTGTTCGATGATGTTGTCATAACCATATAATCTAGCTATTTCTTCACAAAGATCATTTTTACCATATATGTCTGTTCTGTTTTTATCAATAGTAAATGTTAATTCTGATTTCTTAACAGATATATCAATATCTAATGTTCTAAATAAACTTATAATTTCATCAATTGTTATTTCAATACCAAGAATATCTTTAACTTTTTCTAAAGTTATTGAGTAAACATTATCATAGTTTTGTTTTTGAATAGTTGTTACTACTTTTTGCACATCTTCAATCATCTTATATTCATTTAAGATTGTAACTAATTCTTCAATCCCTTGATCATAAAGATTTGGATTTAAGGGCTTAGCATATCTTTGTGTGTCAACATTACTTATGTTTAAGTTTTTTTGCTGTTTACGCATTGTGATTTGATCAAGATTTAGCATAACAACTAACATTGTATTTGTGCTTTCTGTGACTTTAAATTTTTCTTCAGTTTTTAATCCTAAAATATTTACAATATCCTTATTTGATTTTAAAACTACTAATTCCTTTTCATCAATAATTTGTTTTGTCAAAGTTAATTCTCCATTAACTTTTTCAGCATCAATTAAAATAAATGGTTGACCTGAAATTAAAGTCGCCATGTTAGCGATGTTTTCAAATTTATTTTCTGTTGATTTAACGTTAGAATGCTTTAGTCAAACATCATGTGATGAATCAAAAGGCGTATTTGTATTTTTTAAACCAATAAAAGTATGTGACACAGTATTCACTGCTTCTTCAACTTTTTTATTTACTTCAATGTTAATTGATTCAGATGATTTTTCATATTTAATTTTGTGTTCTGAATGATTAATTTGTAAATCAAAGTAATTCGCAATTTCTTTAACTAATTGTTTTGCAGCTAATGCATCGCTTCTATTTAAAGTTAAGTCTACTTCAAATGTGTAGTCATCATAGTTCAATACTTCACTGATTTCTTTTCCAACCATTTCATCCATGTTTTTAAAGATTGAATCAATGTAGTAGACTTCTACTTGTTCAGCCTCAGTTAGAACTGAGTTAGGTAATCCAATTTCATTGAAACCACAGAACATACCTTCAGATGTAATACCTAAAATTTCTCTATTTTCCAATTCAAGTCCATTAGCCAATTTAGCACCTGGTAAAGCTACAATTGCAAATTTATCTTCTTCAATATTTCTTGATGTTGATAAAATTGTTACATATTTATTTTCACCAATACGAGTTTTAGTTTTGTTTAATTTTGTTCCTTCAATTGGATCAACTTCTTCAATATGACCAATAACTAATTTTGTATTTAATTTTGCATAATCAATTTCTTGTTCTACTTCAAATCCTAAAGAGTTTAGACATACTGAAATTTGTTCATTTGTTATATTAGAAAGATCTAAATATTTTTCTAATCATTTTCTTGTAATAATCATATTCTATCTACTCCCCATAAAATTTAAATTGTTCTAAAAACTTAACATTGTTTTCATATAAGTTTCTAATGTTTGAAATTCCAAATTTAAGCATTGCTATTCTTTCAATACCAGCTCCAAATGCTAAAGCAGTATTTTTTTCTGGATCCATTCCATTTAACAACATTACTTGTTCATTAATAATTCCTGATCCTAAAATTTCAATTCACCCTGAATATTTGCATATTGAACAACCTTGACCAGCACATTTGAAACAACTTACATCAACTTCTACACTAGGTTCAGTAAATGGAAAAAGACTTGGTCTTAATCTGATATTAACTTCTTCACCAAATAATCTTTTACACATGTATTTTAATACTCATTTCAAATTAGCAAAAGTAATTTTTTTACCAATACATAGTAAGTCTAATTGCATAAATTGGTGTGAGTGTGTTGCATCATCGTCGTCTCTTCTATAAACATTACCAATAGCAACACAAGCGTAATTGCCTTCAAAGTTTTTATCTTCTGCCATTTGAGTTAAAACTCTGGCAGTCATGTGTGTACAGTGAGTACTTAAAACTGTTTCTTCATTAATGTAGAAAGTGTCTTGCATATCTCTAGCTGGGTGACCAACTGGTAAGTTTAATTTTTGGAAACAATATTCATCACTTTCAACATCATTTCCATTTAAAACATCAAATCCAATTTCAGTAAAGATTTGAGTAATTTCTTCAACAACAATATTAAGAGGATGTTTAGTACCAAATTGCGCTAATGACCCTGTAAGTGAAACATCAATTTTTTCACTTGCTAATTTTGCATCAAGTTCTTCTTTTTTGACTCTTGCTATAAACTCATCAATAGTTGAAGTAATGAATGTTCTTAACTCATGACTTGCAATACCAATTGCTTGTTTATTCTCAGCATCTGAATCTTTTAAAGATTTTAAAATCACACTTAATTCTGATTCTTTACCTAATAAAGATTTTTTTAATTTTTCAGCATCATCGACTGTCTTAACTTTGTTTAAATCAGATACGAATTGCTCTTTAATCTTATTAATTTTTTTTATCATAAAAACTCCTTTTGCTATTTTAATAAAGCTGTTTGTTTTAAAGAAACTAACTTCATTTCATTTTCTTTTAAATTTTCTTCATATGCTTGAACAACTATCCCAATAATAGAGTTATTTGGTTCTGCTTTTTGTAAGGTTTTCAATTTTTTAAATATAAAGTTTTGAAAATTTTTTTTGTATTTTTCTAATTCATATTCAAAATATAAATTTGTATCATAGTGTTTATTATTAACCATTTTAACTTCAATATTTTCATTTCAATATATTATTTGTTCAATCAAAATATCATTAATAAATGTTTTTGTTGAACTATATATAAAAGCTAAAAATTCTTCATATATATTGTAAATAATTTTATCATTATTAGTTTGAATTAGGTAGTCCCACATTGTTTGTTCTACTTCTTTATTAAAAACTCTAATTTGATCAATTGCTTCATTAAAGTTTGAAATTGTTTTTCTTGTTAATTCTTTTTTATATTTCATATTTAAATATTTTAAGAATCTTGGTTTAGAAATAATTTCAAACAGGTTTGTATATTCCCATGTAAAATTTATTTCAAATATTTTTGTTGCTTGTTCTTTTTTAATTCTGGTGTTTTCAAAGTGATTTATTATTGATTGTTTTACTTCCATATTTCTCCTAAGCTAAACTTGTTATTTGAGTTAAAGGATTTCTTTTAACTTGTTTATTTGATGCATATCATCCAAACAATAATACTACTGAAATAACTCCTAAAGTGATCAATATAGTTCTTAAATCAACACTCATAAAAATATAAACGCTAAACTTACCAGCTATTCAATTTAATAAAATTTTTCAAAATATGACAGATCCAACATATGCAATAATAAATGAAACTAATGCACCAATTGCATAACTCCCCATTACTACTCAGTTAATTTCTTTATCTTTATATCCTAATGCTTGTAAAGTTAAGATTATTATTTTTGCTTCTTCCACTATAATTCCAATAATAACAACAAGAATAATAGCCAATAAAATTGTTGTTAGTAATACGAACACTAACATGATTTGATTAACAATTTCAGTTGCTTTGTTTATAACTAATGTATTAATAACAAAAGAACTAGTTACACTCATTTTGCTTATTCCCAAAATATAGGGATTAATAATTGATTTACTATCTGGTTTTTCATTTTGATACATTGTTTGTGTTGTTTTAAAAATAGGTTTTAAGATATCTGCCATAATGGCTTTATTTGCTTTAACTTGAATTGTAAAGTTTTGTTCAATAACTTTTAGTGACATTAACATTTTAGTCATGTCTTTGTTTTTTAAATCAATGTCCAACATTTTATTTTTTGAATATAAGTTTGAATACATTGGAATTTGTTTTAAGTTTTCTGAATAATACATATTTTTAAAATGTTCATTGCTTAGTCAAATAGTATTCACAAGCATTTTAATACTTTCATTTTTGTTTATTCCGACTATTCTAATACGTACTTTTTGTTTTACAGTTGTTTTTGTTTCTAACTCAATAATGTCATTAACTTTATAATTATATGTTTTAGCCATACTATAAGGAATAATTCCATTAATTATGTCTGTTCCCGCATTTTCTTTTTCAGAATTTTTAAATCTATTCATTTGCTCTGCGCTAATATCAGCAAAATTGAATGCTTGTTCAAAATTTCCATAGTCATTGCTTTGCGTATTTACTAATCTAGCACTAACATCAAGATCATCATAAGTTCCTTCTTGAGATAGCATAACAGTGTTGAATAAAACTTCATTTTCTTTATCAAACATAATTTCATTTATATTCATCATGTAATCATAGTTGTCATAGTTAGCATAATCAGTTAATTGAACTGTTTTAAATACATTTGATGAAGTTGTAGACATATTTGCGAAATTAGACTGAACTAAAATATTAACTAAACCTTTAAATTCATCATCAAATATATCAATAAATTGAGTTAGTAATCAATTTTCAGAAACTTTAATTTGTTGATCGCTTAGTATATTTACTTTATTAACCAAGTTGCTTTCTTGCAATTTTTTATAAGCTTTATTAAAGTTTTCACTAGTTACTTTAGTTGCAAAATCTTTAATCCCTATTTTTTCTCCATTGGTTTTCCCCATTAGTTCTGGTAATACAGAATAAGTTAAGTCAATTTGAGCAGTTTTTAATGAATAAATATATGCCAAGTCTTTACTAAAAATATTTTTTGCTTGCTCTGAATTCATATTTCCAATTGTCAATGAATTTTCATTTTTAAGATTACTATTAATATTAATTTTTTCTTTAGTTTCACCTGTTTGTTTAACTTCTTCTACAGCTTTTATATAATTAGCATCTTGTGAATTTAAATCGTAGTTTAAAATAGTTGATATAAAGTTTAATTTTTTACCTTCTTCATTTACATTAATCGGTTCAGTTTTAATTTTAGAAGTTTCTAGAATATAAAGCATTTCATCTTTTGGCAACATGAATTCTACTTTTTCAGAAATTGTTTTTAATGACATAAAATAATTATTTGTCATTTGAATAACAGCATCAACTTTAAATCTGATATCATTTTCTGCTTCAATACTTTTTAAATAATCATTTGTATTATCAAAAGCAGAATAATCGCTATATTTGTAATTAACATTTTCCTTAGAAGTTTTTTTATAAACATACTTACCATTTGCATCTTTAATATCAACTTGAGGATTTGAATTTCCTCACTGGAACATATGATCAATTTTTTCATTGTAAACAGCAAAAGTTTGATTTAACATTTTTGTCATAAGTGTTTGTGCACCAAATAATAATATGTATGTAAATGATGCTGCAGCAAATAATATTTGTACTGTGTAAAATTTTCCTTTTGAAGTTTTAACAAAAGCTCTTCTTAATCTTCAATTAAAAGTTGCTTGCCCTGTAAATATTTTTCTAAATATAAAAGGCTGCTTAATATTTGTTTTAACTTTTTTACCATTAGACATTAATGACAATACAGGTTCTTTGATATAGAAGATTGTTGTTATGTAACTTATTAATAAAAATAAACCTGGAATAATAATAAATAAACTAAATAAAAACATCGGACTAGTATATATTCTACTAAAACTTATTGTTATAGTATTATCAAAAGCTTGAGCTGCAAATAATTGAATTGGTATTGATATAAAAAATCCTATTATTAAACTTATTAAAAATATTAAACCAGTTTTTATTGAGAAAATTCAACTTAATTCGCTTGTTTTGTATCCAAATGATTTAAATATACCAAGTTGTTTTCTTGTCTCATTCATTTCTTTTTTCAATTGGAAATTGATAAATACAAATGATAGTACTAAAATAATAATTCCTAAAACAAGGTTAATGATAATTCTTATCTTTAAATTGTCCAATGATGTTGCTAAACTTGTTTCTTTTCATGGTATTAAACTTGTTTCAAGATTTGATAGTATTTTTATTTCTTCACCATCTTTATTAAGTGTAAATAAGTTGTATGGTGTCTCAGGCGCTGACGCTGCGTTTTTGATTTTTACTTCCAAACCATAGTTTGAACTACTAGTTAAAAAATTTCAAGAATAATTTCTGAACTCATTAATAAATGATTGATTAAAATACAAGAAACCATAATTTTCCATTGTTTGAGAAAATGAAGAGTAATTAGGACCAGGAACAAAATCATCAAAAGTTTGACCAATTCCAACAACTTTAACTTTTAAATTTTCACTATTGAAGAATCCTTCTTTTGGAGCAAAGTTAAATGAATCTAATATTTTTGAAAATGCTGTATTTGATATTTGTTGAGAAGGTATTTCAATTTCATCACCAACATTAATCTTATTTTTTGTTGCATAAGCTGACGAAATTACTACTTCAGGCATCTGACCTAATCTTCATTTATCAGCTCTTTTTGAATTCTTAGCTTTTTTATCAAAAATAATATTATTAAATTCTTCTCCAGAATCATTCTTTATTTCAAATGTTTTTTTAGATTCAGTAGGTAGTGAATTTGAATTTGAAAATGCAAAGTTTTTATTTATATTTAGTTTATACAATTCCTTATTTGAATTTGAATTTAGTATTTGATCAAATAAAAATATTCGATCATCATGTTGATATTTACTTGAAGCTAAAATTTCAGAATATTTATCATCAAAAATTGTATAAGCTGAAATTTTAATTGTTTGAGGTTTTCATGCTTCGAATGATTTTTCAATATTTTCCATTAAAGCAGTTATCATTTTTTTTAAATCTTCAATTGTTTTAATTTCATTAATCGGTAGTAAATTTAATTCAATACTGATACCATTCATAGAAGCAAAAGAATAAACTCTATAAAATGCTGAAAAAAGAATTGATGATAATTCAGGAATAAGTTTTGTTTTATCATCATCTTGTAAAAAATTATTTAATTCATAGTAAGCTTCTTTCAAACTTTTTTGAATATGCAAATTCAAAATTTGTTTTGGATTAATATTTGAATCTTTAACATCTAATTCAATAGCAGACAAATTAGCACCGCTTCGATAATTTTTTAAAGCATTATTTACTAATAAAGTTAAAAGTTCATTTTTTTCATCAGCAGATGAAGTTGATGAAACTCCTAGTTCTTGTTTGATTTTTTCATCCAAAAGACTTATAAAGTTTTCATCTAGATATTTTTTACTATAATTAACAACAAAATCTTCACTATATGAAATTTCATTTTTTCTTGAAGAATAATTGGTATTATATGCAATATTTTGCTTTTGAGCTGATTGCATTTTTGAATAGATTTGTAGAGGTGTAGCAAGCATTCCAATAACTGATGCAGCTAAAGTGACAATAAAAATTATCATGAATAAAGTTGATAATCAGTTTTTAAAAAAAGTCTTTAAATAACTTTTCATTATTTTATTCATTTACATCACCAAAAACCTTTCATATTTATATATATTCTAACATTTTATGCATAAAAAAAGAATCCTTGCGGATTCTTTCATAAACTGGCAGCGTTCTATTTTCTCACAATGCAATATCGTCGACGCTGTAGAGCTTAACTTCTGTGTTCGGTATGGGAACAGGTGTGACCTCTACGCTATGACCACCAGATCTTTTTTTAAATTGTTCTCTGAAAACTGGATATTAGATGATTACATACTCAATTGCTTCTTTTTTCTAAAATTCTCTCGATCTATTAGTAATGGTTAGCTTAATGCCTCGCGACACTTACACATCCATCCTATCAACCTCATAGTCTATAAGGGATCTTACATTCTAAAGAAATGGGAAAATTCATCTTAAAGGAGGCTTCTCGCTTAGATGCCTTCAGCGATTATCCGTTCCACACATAGCTACCCTGCTGTGCCACTGGCGTGACAACAGGAGCACCAGAGGTGTGTCCATTCCGGTCCTCTCGTACTAGGAACAGCTCTCTTCAATTTTCCTACGCCCACAACAGATAGGGACCAAACTGTCTCACGACGTTCTGAACCCAGCTCGCGT
The Mesoplasma entomophilum DNA segment above includes these coding regions:
- a CDS encoding FtsX-like permease family protein; the protein is MNKIMKSYLKTFFKNWLSTLFMIIFIVTLAASVIGMLATPLQIYSKMQSAQKQNIAYNTNYSSRKNEISYSEDFVVNYSKKYLDENFISLLDEKIKQELGVSSTSSADEKNELLTLLVNNALKNYRSGANLSAIELDVKDSNINPKQILNLHIQKSLKEAYYELNNFLQDDDKTKLIPELSSILFSAFYRVYSFASMNGISIELNLLPINEIKTIEDLKKMITALMENIEKSFEAWKPQTIKISAYTIFDDKYSEILASSKYQHDDRIFLFDQILNSNSNKELYKLNINKNFAFSNSNSLPTESKKTFEIKNDSGEEFNNIIFDKKAKNSKRADKWRLGQMPEVVISSAYATKNKINVGDEIEIPSQQISNTAFSKILDSFNFAPKEGFFNSENLKVKVVGIGQTFDDFVPGPNYSSFSQTMENYGFLYFNQSFINEFRNYSWNFLTSSSNYGLEVKIKNAASAPETPYNLFTLNKDGEEIKILSNLETSLIPWKETSLATSLDNLKIRIIINLVLGIIILVLSFVFINFQLKKEMNETRKQLGIFKSFGYKTSELSWIFSIKTGLIFLISLIIGFFISIPIQLFAAQAFDNTITISFSRIYTSPMFLFSLFIIIPGLFLLISYITTIFYIKEPVLSLMSNGKKVKTNIKQPFIFRKIFTGQATFNWRLRRAFVKTSKGKFYTVQILFAAASFTYILLFGAQTLMTKMLNQTFAVYNEKIDHMFQWGNSNPQVDIKDANGKYVYKKTSKENVNYKYSDYSAFDNTNDYLKSIEAENDIRFKVDAVIQMTNNYFMSLKTISEKVEFMLPKDEMLYILETSKIKTEPINVNEEGKKLNFISTILNYDLNSQDANYIKAVEEVKQTGETKEKININSNLKNENSLTIGNMNSEQAKNIFSKDLAYIYSLKTAQIDLTYSVLPELMGKTNGEKIGIKDFATKVTSENFNKAYKKLQESNLVNKVNILSDQQIKVSENWLLTQFIDIFDDEFKGLVNILVQSNFANMSTTSSNVFKTVQLTDYANYDNYDYMMNINEIMFDKENEVLFNTVMLSQEGTYDDLDVSARLVNTQSNDYGNFEQAFNFADISAEQMNRFKNSEKENAGTDIINGIIPYSMAKTYNYKVNDIIELETKTTVKQKVRIRIVGINKNESIKMLVNTIWLSNEHFKNMYYSENLKQIPMYSNLYSKNKMLDIDLKNKDMTKMLMSLKVIEQNFTIQVKANKAIMADILKPIFKTTQTMYQNEKPDSKSIINPYILGISKMSVTSSFVINTLVINKATEIVNQIMLVFVLLTTILLAIILVVIIGIIVEEAKIIILTLQALGYKDKEINWVVMGSYAIGALVSFIIAYVGSVIFWKILLNWIAGKFSVYIFMSVDLRTILITLGVISVVLLFGWYASNKQVKRNPLTQITSLA